Part of the Vigna angularis cultivar LongXiaoDou No.4 chromosome 1, ASM1680809v1, whole genome shotgun sequence genome, CATGTCTAGTTTCATTGttgcattttatcaaacaccttcGTTATTTGCTGTTTTACATCATTTTAGCCACCGTTTTGATTCATTTTAGGTTGATTATCATATATACATACATCTCACATGTTTATATACCACTTCCATGCATTAGAGTAGCTTTTACTTTTGCTTTCAGATAGATATATGTTTTCCCTCACTGTTAAGACACAAGTTCAGATGATACACTGGTTCACCACACTTTTAGTCATTTCCTAGAATTGATTCCCTGGTTGACCACTTTTCTACATTTAAGAGGGGGGAAATAGGTTTTGTTTGACTTCCTAAGTAACTAGGAGTTTAACAACCCTCTTTACAAAACATAAGGACAATATTTGATTTATCGAACATGGGAAATCATGTTAATTAGCCACACAAAATTCACAATTATAATCATCATTATGAATGCATATGTATTACTAGAAAGATGGTGAATGCAATGCTGGTGCAAGTAACGACTGAAAGGGCAGAGTATTCCATCCAACCCTATTATATTCCTACTCCCATCATGAAAAACCTGATTCACATAATTGAAATGAAATGTCTACACTCACATGCTCCTCAACAACAGCATGAACAGCTGCATCTGGTACTATTGGTCTGCCAATAATTGTCTGACTAGCAGAGCCAAGCAGTAGAACTTTGTTCAAAATCAACTGCAATGGACAATAATGAAATGGAATATCAAACAACTGGCATGACAGAGTCCATAACAAAAAACAGCAAATAATTAGTACAGAGAAAATAAGTCGTGGATAATTACTTGATAAGCATGTTGACACATTTACACAAACATATTGCAATCACACAAACGACAACGCAAACAATGCAGTTTGTAAACTATCAAAATGGTAAGAAGCAGCTGCACATAACAATAATAACGCAAACCGTTCCATACTAGGTAGGGCTTAAAAAACAACTACTTCAACAATGATGTTTTCGATAGCGGAACCACAAGCACCCAAAACGTATACCATTTTTCCAAAGAACCGTCTACCTAAAGCCAAATCATCACAACACACAAACTAGAGTCAGGAATTTCTAGCAAAAGAGAACTCACCCTGTCATTCACTTCACAAAACTTCAGCCTTTCGGTGAAAATGCTGTCTCCATTACTTACTTTAAACTGGTGCGATCCAACCTGAACGAATAAAAATACACAAACAATCACCACTTCCTTTCCTTGTTTCTCAAACATAGTTGCTTACGAGGACAAAAGAAAGTCGAAAATGACGTCGGGAATCTGCAACACAGTAGTGTCTTTGTATCCCCATTGCAACTTCGGTAGCATTTATTCAAATGCAGAGTTACTGATCAAGTAACGAGTGAGATAATTGAAGCCAATGAACAGTAACTTGAACATGGATGTCTGTATCAGtaatattgtttaattaaaacTTCTTTGAAATGCTTTAAATTTAATGGCATGGCTAGGCCCAAAGAAAGAGtctaaataaaacttaaaatttgagCAATTTTGAACAATGTGTACTGAAGCCAATCGAACgagtttatttataaaactaaaaactaatattGGAAAGTGTAATCGAATCGAACAAGCTCTGAAATAGTGCAATGGCAGAATGTTTGAAAAGATGAACCTGAACAACAGCGAAAACAGGTTCGTAGGGCTTAAAAGCGTCATTGTCCTTTGAAAGGGGACCAATCACTCTGTAGCCGATAGACTCGGCTTCCGCCTCCTTCTCCTCCGCCGTGTAAACCTTTTTCCGACTTGACACAGGGACATCgtcgtcgtcatcatcatcttcataatcttcttcttcactataaTCCTCTTCGTCGCTGTGATCGTCTTGTTTGTCGGAAGATAAATAGCGTAGCTGAGGCCATTGTGCAAAAGCAGAGGCGGGTGTGGTGGAAACGGGTGAAGAAGCTTTGGCGAGGTGAAATGGGGGCAGAGTGAGAGAGCGGAGCGAAGATAGGTTTCTGAAGAGAAACGGTGTCGTTTTTGTTAAAGTTCGCAGACACCTCCTACTCGCCATGGTTGCTGGTGTTGTAGTGTCAGAAACTAGGTTTTGTTTTGATCTCACAGAGGAATCACTACCACCTGCACACAGATGGGCCTGCTAAACTAAAGTGATCCTACAAAGGTTTTCTATTTCTCCATCCCATAATTACTACCTACACCCCATGActtttaaaatgtgattttatcTTTATTGGTTTATTTCATCCAATCAGAGATAACACTCTCACGAACGACGAAGATAGAAAAAAGGCCAACAGAAGATCCGTTCATAGCAGGAAGGCCATAAACATAACCCCTTCGCATAATAAATTCATGTTCGAGCTTAGGGGCTTATATATTATACGGTCCTTCGACCAGGCGACTAACCCAGACCGAGCGACTCCCCCAACATCGGCTCCCGCAAGGCCGACTCTCCTAAGGTCATCTCAAGACCGAGACCGCCCATCCAGGTCAACCACCTGACCGACCGTCATGGCCGACCAACCACTTGGTTAGCTGTATGGTCCTCCGACCGGGCGACCAACCCAGATCGAGTGGCTCCCCCAACACCGACTCCCCCAAGGCCGACTCTCCTAAGGTCGTCCTAGGACCGACCATATAACGACCGAATGGTCTTCCCAAGACCGCCCATCCAGGTCAACCACTTGACCGACCGTCCTAGGTCGGCCACTTGGTTAGATTATAAACAGTAATTGCTCATTAAAGCccctaatgaagattaaggtatgattgggcCATCATCAG contains:
- the LOC108322750 gene encoding 50S ribosomal protein L21, mitochondrial gives rise to the protein MASRRCLRTLTKTTPFLFRNLSSLRSLTLPPFHLAKASSPVSTTPASAFAQWPQLRYLSSDKQDDHSDEEDYSEEEDYEDDDDDDDVPVSSRKKVYTAEEKEAEAESIGYRVIGPLSKDNDAFKPYEPVFAVVQVGSHQFKVSNGDSIFTERLKFCEVNDRLILNKVLLLGSASQTIIGRPIVPDAAVHAVVEEHALDAKVIIFKKKRRKNYRRTKGHRQELTKLRITDIQGIEKPQVGLTEKPSKPAKKEQKKVAVSA